The Terriglobia bacterium DNA window AAGCGTGCGCGACGGGGAACGCCGGGTTAACTTCAAGCGCTTTTCTCAGAGCTACTGCCGCGTCCTCGTAGTTACCCGCATAGTACGCGATGTTGCCGAGATTGAGGTAAACGGTGGTGTTGAGCGGATCGATGGTGGCCGCTTGCGCGATGATTTGGCCGGCTTCTTTCAGGTTTCCGAGTGAAGCTTTGAGTCGTGCGATCTGCCAGATGGTGTCGGCATCTCCGGGGTCGAGTTGTTTGGCGCGCTCGAAGGAGGCTTCCGCCCCCACCCAATCCCAGTCGTGGACCATCTTGATGAAGCCCATGCACTGGTGAGCTTTTCCGAGATTGGCATCCAGCCGCAGGGCACGCTCGCTCGCAACGCGAGCTTTGCCGTAGCCTTCTTCAACTGGGATGTAGCCGGGATCGGCGAGATGCATATAAGCGATGGCGAGCCCCGCCCACGCCGGTGCGTAGTCGGGGTTCAGTTTCAGAGACTTGTTGTAGTACTCGATTGCTTTTCGCACATCGGCTTCGTCGCGCCGTTCGGCGAAGTACCGTCCCTGCAGGAAGGCGTTGTAGGCATCCACACTCTGGTTACGCGCTGATACCTTCTGGGAACCGTGAGCCAATAGAGACACTTTCAAGGATTCGGCGACGGAATTGGCGATCTCCTCCTGGACCGCAAAGATATCCTTCATTTCCCGGTCATAACTCTCCGACCACAGGTTGAACCCATCTGTCGTATTGATTAGCTGCACGGTGATTCGGACGCGGGTGCCGTCTTTGCGAACGCCGCCTTCGACAATGGAGCCGACGTTCAGTTTCTTGCCAATGACCTGGGGATCTTCATTCTTGTCTTTGAACTGGAAGGAAGAGGTTCGCGCGCTGACGCGAAGTTCGGGGAGCTTGGCCAGAGACGTGAGCAGTTCGTCGGAAAGGCCGTCGGAGAAGTATTGCTGGTCCCTGCCCGGGCTCATGTCGACGAAGGGGAGGACGGCGAGGGTGTGGACGTGCGACTGTGCATGCTCGGCGTTCTTCAAGTGGTTGCGATAGAGCCACAAACCGGCAGCCACTGCCAAGGAGAGGAGAACCGTAGAAATGGGGCTGATGAGTTTCCAGTGGTTGACGGTGCGCGGTTCGGCAGCGGCTTCGTGCTCGACGACGGTTGGGCCGATGAAGCGGTAGCCGTGCCGCGGGACGGTTTCGATGAAGCGGGGATTGTCGGCGGAGTCGTTGAGGGCTTCGCGCAGGCGCTTCACAGCGGCATTGAGACTGTGTTCGAAGTCGACGAAGGTATCGGTTGACCAGAGATGCTGGCGCAGTTCTTCGCGGGTTACGAGTTCGCCAGGATGTTCAAGGAGGAGTGCAAGAACTTGCAGAGGCTGATCAGCGAGATGAATCCTGGTTCCGTTCTTGCGGATCTCGCCAGAATTAAGATCAACCTCGAATGCGCCAAACCGAATCGGGCTAGTGACGCGCGGCATGGACCGTTCCCGTGTTTTACAGAACTGCCGATGCGCGAAATTTTGCCCTGCCTGGTGCGGCGAGGCAATAGGAATTTTTCAGTCACCTTGTTACCTGTTTGAGGAAGAGCTTTGTCCTTAATGGGATACGGCGTTATCGCCTTTTCTCCCCGATTTAACCTGCTTTGCATTGATGTTCTGAGCGATATGCGCGAGGGTGCGGACGTCCACCCGCCTTCAGGAGCCCTGGAGTTGGCAAGGGACCAGGCAATCCTGAGCAGCGAGTCGGACGCCAAGGAGTGTCGGCCCAAACTTCATTGCAAGGAGAATTCCTATGTTGAACCGCAGGTGGCATTTCGCTGCATTCTGCTTACTAGTCTTTGTGCTTACCGGGGTTGCTGCGGCGCAACACTCGGTTGGACCGAATCCAAACGTCTACCCGCCGAATGAGAACGTCTTCGGGATGTCATACGGAGAGTGGTCGGCGGCGTGGTGGCAGCATGTCTTAACTTTTACCAACGACAAGAGCCCAATCATGGACCCGAATGGTGACGCCTGCAATTCCGGACAGGGTGGCCCGGTTTTCTTCCTGGCGGGTGCTGGTTCGGGCAGTGCGACACGTACCTGCATAGTTCCCGCCGGAAAGGCGCTGTTCGTTCCGATTATCAATTTCGAGTGTTCCACGCTGGAGCCGGGTGACTTCCATGCTGACGACGGGCAGCAGGCACGCAAGTGCGCGACGTGGTGGGGCGAGGGGGTTTCGATCCAGTCGCTGAAATTCACCATCGATGGCAGGAGCGTGATTGGTCTCCACAATTTCCGTGTGGTCTCTCCGTTCTTCGAATTCATCATCCCAACGACCGAGAACTTCCTCGGAGTTGAGGGATACACGTCGGGTCTCTCCGCCTCGGACGGTTACTGGGTGATGGTAAAACCGCTGTCGCCTGGAATACATGTCATTCACTTCGAAGGAAAAGTCGATTCTGGTCCCGGCGCAGGCGGCAGTCAGAACGTTACGTATCAGTTGATCGTTACGCAATAACCGGAGTGTGCCCCGCATTTGCGGTGGTAAGCAGGTGCGGGTTTTCAGCAGGGGATGTCATGCGCAACCACACGAAAGGAGGCTGTTATGAAGACGCGCATATTATTCGTACTGCTGTTCACCGTTCTCCTGGCGATGTTGATGATCGGCTGCGGAGGGTCGGGTTCGAGCACTCCGCCGCCACCGCCGATCAAAGTAACGATTTCTCCACCAATAGCTTCGCTGAATGGGGGAGACACGCAACAATTTACCGCTACTGTTACCGGGACAACTTCCACAGCGGTGATGTGGAGTTGCTCGGGTACGGGATGTGGGACGATCGATTCGACTGGTCTATACACGGCTCCCACCCCGATTCCTAACGACGGAAGTGTGAGCATCGTGGCCACTTTGCAGTCGGACAGCACGAAGACGGCGACGGCCGCGGTGACGCATGTGGCGGTCGCGGTAACCATCTCGGAGAAGGCGATCACTGTTTACGAGGGAGATAGCCATCAGTACTCGGTAACGCTGAAAGGAACCAAGAATTCGGTGGTGTCATGGAGCCTCGCGGATTGTTCCTTCAGCAATTGCGGCACGATTGACGCGACCGGGATGTACAGGGCTCCCACGTCCATTCCCGTCGCCGGGTCTGCCCGTGTCATTGCTACCTCACAGGCTGACAACGCGAAGTTCGATGACGGTAGGATTACGCTCTTGGCGCCGCTGCCGATCGAGGTCGGCGTGGCGCCAAGCACGGCTAACGTGAAAGTCGGTGGGAACCAGAACTTCACGGCTACGGTTCAGAACGACAACAGCAATGCCGGGGTGACATGGTCGCTGGGTGCTTCGTGTACGCCTGACAGGTGCGGATCGCTCAGCAACATCACGAACAGCGCGGTCACGTACACGGCACCGCCTTCGGTGCCCAGTCCCACTACGGTGAACCTGACGGCAACCTCCGTCACGGATCCGGGCAAGAGCGTAACGGCGGTCATAACCGTGACCGAATCGAGTGGGCTGCATGCGGGGAATTATGTATTTGTGTTCAACGGGTGGGAGCAGAACTCTCCGTGGCCGACGAGGCTGGCGATCGCTGGACACTTCCAGGCTGACGCGGACGGCAACATCAGCAATGGAGTGGAGGATATTAACCGCGATTCTGGCGTGTCCTTGTCGGTAGCTTTCACCGGCACTTATACGCTTGATTCAAACCGGCGCGGAAGCTTGTCGATCACCACAGCGGATGGAACCGTGACGTATTCCATGTCCGTGGACACTACGGGGACGAAAGGCAACTTCATTCGCTTGGATAGTCCGATCCCGGAAAAGCCGGTA harbors:
- a CDS encoding winged helix-turn-helix domain-containing protein → MPRVTSPIRFGAFEVDLNSGEIRKNGTRIHLADQPLQVLALLLEHPGELVTREELRQHLWSTDTFVDFEHSLNAAVKRLREALNDSADNPRFIETVPRHGYRFIGPTVVEHEAAAEPRTVNHWKLISPISTVLLSLAVAAGLWLYRNHLKNAEHAQSHVHTLAVLPFVDMSPGRDQQYFSDGLSDELLTSLAKLPELRVSARTSSFQFKDKNEDPQVIGKKLNVGSIVEGGVRKDGTRVRITVQLINTTDGFNLWSESYDREMKDIFAVQEEIANSVAESLKVSLLAHGSQKVSARNQSVDAYNAFLQGRYFAERRDEADVRKAIEYYNKSLKLNPDYAPAWAGLAIAYMHLADPGYIPVEEGYGKARVASERALRLDANLGKAHQCMGFIKMVHDWDWVGAEASFERAKQLDPGDADTIWQIARLKASLGNLKEAGQIIAQAATIDPLNTTVYLNLGNIAYYAGNYEDAAVALRKALEVNPAFPVAHAYLGRVHLRQSRPRDAFAEFQLERDPGWRRFGLAIGYHATGQSKEADAALTDFITNNGATYAYQIAQVYAFRGDKDKAFEWLERAYSQRDGGLTEMKGDPLLRSLEHDPRYAPFMKKMNLPL
- a CDS encoding Ig-like domain-containing protein, yielding MKTRILFVLLFTVLLAMLMIGCGGSGSSTPPPPPIKVTISPPIASLNGGDTQQFTATVTGTTSTAVMWSCSGTGCGTIDSTGLYTAPTPIPNDGSVSIVATLQSDSTKTATAAVTHVAVAVTISEKAITVYEGDSHQYSVTLKGTKNSVVSWSLADCSFSNCGTIDATGMYRAPTSIPVAGSARVIATSQADNAKFDDGRITLLAPLPIEVGVAPSTANVKVGGNQNFTATVQNDNSNAGVTWSLGASCTPDRCGSLSNITNSAVTYTAPPSVPSPTTVNLTATSVTDPGKSVTAVITVTESSGLHAGNYVFVFNGWEQNSPWPTRLAIAGHFQADADGNISNGVEDINRDSGVSLSVAFTGTYTLDSNRRGSLSITTADGTVTYSMSVDTTGTKGNFIRLDSPIPEKPVSGAGYFEAQDTSKATLASVAGSYALGLSSKPVDGSNMASIGRMTVSATGAFSNGKMDVQTPTVNSTNASLTGSMAAPSASTGRGTATMTVSPQPGAFSGTMNFVYYIVSADKIVLLQRDTRGSTVADMSGEARRQTETYSTASFNVPVVFRMNGMSGYNNVAIIGQLTPGGNGNMNGVRDQNFGSTLTLNDSFIGTYAVDASGRATMTLPTGDAVAYFFGKNEGYMMQITVGYVVSGSFKPQTGGPFSAASIGATYRHGEGEAISTYSECDSGVTTFDGMGAFSGSRDYTYFNSDGSSYYYNVGASQQLSGTYAVAENGRGELSVFGYPMAFWVVSPDEIVAVDTTSPYDSLPVLLQYMK